A window of Trichomycterus rosablanca isolate fTriRos1 chromosome 5, fTriRos1.hap1, whole genome shotgun sequence contains these coding sequences:
- the LOC134314210 gene encoding tapasin-like, whose translation MSDIATIYKLSVIVCTLLVVCVNSLRCPVLECWFVQERPGRGGFSGGMSQEKSLLFIRTGDDGQTTEQKPAADIDPSRIYHINDPAATFCHSALHPPAGSVTKPQCEMNPFSPQASMVKWAAALTESAQSPVYLDATWFSVAAHGLNREVILSNVMRAPSGSKEPSVILSVSSKTSTVQSRLGEPVLLDCGFWVDPSSPLHGSGFAVEWRYQFRGEGRLILAYDAKSDRFAESSESGADLDVVGLHETGNASLVLKEAQVRHSGTYICTVYLPHLLAQVAMELEIVEPPSLAVYPSPLPLTIPGQVVTVHCEASGFSPLGLELSWEFNDTDGKTRSLGPGRISGHRQSRDGTYSQSSRLELDPSRMGLGRGGQITCEANHQGGNGRVSVPLNVIGVGSPTIEDSMAMVAVGLVLYGVIKLLFWIFSSADASDVDSSEKKDN comes from the exons ATGTCCGACATCGCAACCATTTATAAACTGTCTGTAATCGTGTGTACGCTGCTGGTCGTTTGTG tgAATAGTTTAAGATGCCCGGTGTTGGAGTGCTGGTTTGTTCAGGAGAGGCCGGGTCGTGGTGGTTTCTCAGGAGGAATGAGTCAGGAGAAATCTCTACTGTTCATCAGAACCGGTGACGACGGTCAGACGACCGAGCAGAAACCTGCGGCCGACATCGACCCCTCCAGGATCTACCACATCAACG ATCCTGCTGCCACCTTCTGCCATTCCGCGCTCCACCCACCGGCGGGCTCGGTCACCAAACCCCAGTGTGAGATGAACCCCTTCAGCCCTCAAGCTTCCATGGTCAAATGGGCCGCTGCGCTCACGGAATCTGCCCAGAGTCCCGTCTACCTGGACGCCACCTGGTTTTCTGTAGCTGCGCATGGTCTGAATAGAGAAGTGATCCTGTCCAACGTGATGAGGGCGCCGTCAGGGTCCAAGGAACCGAGTG TGATCCTCAGCGTCTCCAGTAAGACGTCCACAGTCCAGTCCCGATTAGGAGAACCTGTCCTCCTGGACTGCGGGTTCTGGGTGGACCCTTCCTCGCCCCTGCACGGTTCTGGCTTTGCTGTGGAGTGGCGCTACCAGTTCAGGGGCGAGGGCAGGCTCATCTTGGCCTACGACGCCAAGAGCGATCGATTCGCAGAGTCTTCGGAGAGCGGTGCCGATCTAGATGTCGTCGGGCTGCACGAGACAGGAAACGCGTCGCTGGTTCTAAAGGAGGCGCAAGTGAGGCACTCTGGGACGTACATCTGCACCGTTTATCTACCCCACCTGCTGGCTCAGGTGGCCATGGAACTGGAGATAGTGG AACCCCCGTCCCTCGCCGTGTACCCGTCCCCTCTCCCCCTGACCATCCCCGGCCAGGTGGTGACGGTGCACTGCGAGGCGTCCGGTTTCTCTCCTCTGGGTCTGGAACTGAGCTGGGAGTTCAATGATACGGACGGTAAGACTCGATCTCTCGGCCCTGGCAGAATCTCGGGACACAGGCAGTCCAGAGACGGGACCTACAGCCAGAGCTCCCGTCTGGAACTGGATCCCAGCAGGATGGGACTCGGCCGGGGCGGGCAGATCACGTGTGAGGCCAATCACCAGGGAGGAAACGGACGTGTCAGTGTGCCTCTTAATGTGATTG GAGTGGGTTCTCCCACTATAGAGGACTCTATGGCCATGGTGGCTGTGGGACTGGTGCTGTATGGTGTGATTAAGCTTCTCTTCTGGATTTTCAGCTCTGCTG ACGCCAGTGATGTTGACTCCAGTGAAAAG